The window TCATAAATCGAGCTCGACGTTATTTGTCGTCGAATTTATCGCGAGGCGTGTGGCCGAGTATCATAAAGGTCCCATAATCGGGGGCAACGTACTTCTGGCCTTCGTTGGCGGCATTTATAAAGCCCTCCATTGAGTAGGTGGCCACTACATTCAAGAAGAGGTGCGGGACAGGTCATCCAACACTTCACGAGCTTCTCCAAGGCGTAAAACGCGAGGGGAGCCATCACGCGCAGTCCTTCTAAGGATACTGCGCGCAACTGGCCCGTCGATGTCTCACATGGGTCACACGCGCCGCTTTGGCAGCATGCCGACGGCTTCCGGTGTTCCGCGATAAGCAGACATTGCAGGTGACTGGCGGCACGTCTCAAAGGTGCCGCCAATAAACGACATCATTCGTTCACCTCGGTGGCAGCGGCTAAAATTGAAACGGACTGACCGAAATGGATATCTTCCCATCCGCAGTTTGTTCTACCTTAAAGTCCAACTCTTTTTGCGCTGTCGTATCCTCGACGGTCGCATACAACAACCCAGTGCAAGTAACTGCTCGCTTGGCTTTGTTTATTGAATTGGTGCGTATTGTATCATCCAACCTATAGGCCGCATCTTGTCTCGCCTTTTCCAAAATGGCTAATTTTTCAGCCTCTGTGTTCGCATTACTCACCATCGCCGCAACCACGCTCGAATTCTTGGCAGCGTAGTTGACAAGGGCATTATTGCTGTCGTCCGAAATGACCTTAACCACTGTATTGCGCGTATCCAAAGAATCACACTCAGGCGTCGCTTCGCCACAACCGCTCAGCAAAAGTAAAACAGGGCAACACCCTAAAACCGTCCGTCCTTTCGGGAAAAGCTTCATCGGAAACTTCACGGTTATCTTTCCTATTCCGACAACAAGGCCTTCAGTTACAGGAGCGGACGTTAATCCTGAGAGTCCGCTTGGGTAGAGTCGAGGATGGGCGCGGTAGCTTGGGGCCCTTTGGCCAACGCCCCGTCTCCCATCCTCGCTCATCAAACCGGACGAGCCGATTTCCGGCATCCGGCTTTCCGACTGGCTTCACCGCGAGACACGCGACGGGGCCGCTCGGGGCAGGCGTTGGAGGCATAGAACGCCGAGTTCTCGATGAATTACATCGAATGTAAATCGACGATTGCCGTGCCCTTGCACCCAGTGCCTTCGCGCGAGGAACCTGCGCACTCGTTCAAAGACGTATTGGTCGACGCTACGGTATGCCTTGCCCCGCGAGCCGTAGCCAAAGTAGTTGGACCAGCCTCGCAGTGACCTGTTCAGCTTGTCACGTACTTCCGGCCATGGATCGGTGTTGCTCGGCACCAGAAGATCGCCGACCCTTGTCTTGAGCCGTTGCACACTCTTCTTGGACGGGCTCGCACCCAGATACCAATTCCCGTTCGCCTCAAACAAATGCGCGCCGAACGAGTAGCCGAGGAAGTCGAAGCGTTCCTGTCGGGCGTTTCTCAACGAAGTTTTCGCCTCGTTGATCGTCAACCCGAGCTTGGTCATCACCGCCTTCGTCCACGCTAATGCCTCCGCCGCGCGACCGCGGCTGAGGATAACGAAGTCGTCGGCATAGGAGACGACGTGAGCGTAGAACGTGTCGCCGAAGTACTTGGACAAATCAGCATCAACTACGTCAGCATAGCCCCGGCATAAATGCCGGTGCACTTCCTTGACCGCGTCCAACCGCCCCGCGAGCGGGCCGGTAGCCGTAGGCATTGTCCTCGAAGTCAGCCTCGAAGATGGGTTCGATCACGATCTTGGCGGCAGTCTGAATCACACGATCACGAATGGAATGCCGAGCGGACGCTCGCCACCATTCGCTTTGGGGATCATCACCCGCCGCACCGGATCAGGTCGGTATGTCTTCGAGACCAGTTCCGCGCGCAAGCCCGCCAACCATGCTTCCACGCCCTGCTCCTCGATGCGAGCAAACGTCATCCCATCCACACCCGGTGCACCCGCATTAACGCGGGCGAGCCGATAGGCGCGGACCACGATGTCCTCGCGACAGATCTTGTCCGGATCTTATCAGGCGTTGTCAGGCTCATCACCAATCACCTTCACCTCACCATCTTCAAAAGCGCACCAGAAGTCGGGGCCCTTTGCTCCGCCGGCATTACCCGGCATCAACGCTCCTATTGCCCCGTCCGACTCCCGCCGTGACCACCGCCTGATGCGATGTTGAGGCCGCTACCCTCGTCCGCGACGGGTCTCCCCCTGTAACTACGTACCACCCTACCGACGTGCCGTGCCCACTACCCCCGCGGATCGCGTGGGTGCGCGTGTCGATTACTTCCCACGCGTGCGGCCTTCCCCAAATGACCGGAGGGTCGGCATCCGCATTAGAACTTTCGAGGCCTGCTCGGGCTTCACTTTGTTACGGCCCATCGGATCGCTCAGCAGCCCAAGGCCGCCTTCGTCGCAGGGCTCCGACCCAGCCAGTTACCCGGCCGTGTCGCCTGCCAGCTTCCGGACCAATCGACAATTATCCGGGTGAGACCCTCCCTCACTGATAGTTCGCGCCCTCGGGGCGCACGGTCATTCGCGTCATTCTGACCGTTGGCGACCACTTCCGTTCTACGCCCGAAGCAGACGAGTTCAAAGCCGGTGCGCCTATGTGAGAGTGTGCGAATGGGCGGAAGACTAGCGCACTTGTTCGGCTTTAAATGACAGAGGCCGCCAACTGAGGCGGCCTTCATATGACCGCGAATGCGAGAGCCGCTCCTAAAACGATCAGTGTATTTACGCCAGCGATCATGATGCCGAGATAAACGTCGGCCATGAGCTTCTCAGATTGGAACTTGGTTTGCCTGCCGAACATTGCGCTTCTCCATGCAATTGTTACGTCAGCCGCGCTTCGATGATGGCGTGCAGGACCAGCGTAAGAAAAGAGGCCCCTAATATTGCCACGAACCCGTCAATAGCCACGTCCAACATGGACTCATTGGCTCTAACTATCCAATCAATCATCCAACGCATCGGAGCACCTTGGCTGAGGAGACTCTAGCGTAGCTGATCTGGGCGGGCAGCTCGACCCCGCGAAGGTTTATTCCAATGTCGTATTGGTTGGGGGCACCCAATACCTTGGTTTTAGCACCGCGAGATCGCTCCGAACGCGACGTTGGCGCCAAGCCCAGATCGCGGCTCGACTGCGGCTTAACCAATAGAGTCCGATGTCCGCTCTTCCCTTAAGCGGATATTCACTGACACGACGGCAACGTCCGTGTTGTGCCAGAAGCGGAAGTCGCGAGAATTCGATCACCTCTTTGGCGCGGTTGTGTAGAACAAGCCGCATTGTCATGGCCGCGCATCAGTTCGGATTTGCTCCGCAAGATGTTCCGCGCGGCTGACTTGAGTTTGTGGAGCCAAGGTAGACCGAGAAAATACACGCTAGGCACCCTTGTGAGCCCACGAGCAAACCGCTGCCGCCAGGTCGAAATTGGGCCGAAGGCGGAGACGGACTCACTCCGGCACAAGTGCCTCCGCGTTGTTTTTTGCGAATTCCGCCGGGCAACGGACCTTTAGCGGAAAGTTGCAGCAAACCGGGATTTCGTGGAAAAGCTCTTGCGCGCGAAGGACTTCCAAGAAGCGATCCGCATTGAAGTCGAATATTTCCAATCCCAACTAAAGGCCGCCGCCGAAGACGCAACTCAAATTGGCGCCAAGATGGCTGAGTCGTTTAAGCGTTCTACCGGTTGAGTTTTGCGGTTCGACGTAACGACGACGTGGTACGCAATGCCGGTAGTCCTCACGATCCGCCGAAAAGCGTAACGTTTGGCTCGACGCGCCACGGGGATAAGGCGAAAGCGTTACAGCGACCGTTACCGGATGACGCGCTCAAGATCGTGATGCGTGGCGCGGATAAGGAGGATCGTGCGGCGGCATGATCAGAACGGACAATCAATGTCCGCTTTGCTGCGCGCTACGGACTCAATTCGGAAATGGCGCCATGTCCGTTTTGTGCCAACAGGAGACTCATCCACCTCAGCAAGCGTTATTGTTGCCGGCCTGACACGTCAGGGCCGGAATTGGCCGCGCGGCACGGCAAAAAGCAAACATCACGAAAATACGAGGAGTGAGACAGCTCACAGACGTGCCTCGCATTAGGCACTAACCAGACCCTTGCAAGGTTTTCGTCGGTTCCAACCGGATCGAGAAAATGAAAACGATGTCGGACTGGTTGAGCCGGGCAGCGGCGCTGCCCGCGCGATTACACAGTAATCGACGGCAGTCAGATAACCAGTGCGCGAGGGTCGACGACCCTTCAGGAGTCGAGTCACCCCCGTGTTCACGCGGCATGATTTCGTCACGACGTCCTGTCGCGCCGCAATCAGCTTTGTTGTGCGCGAATGCCGGTCCGCAGGCGATTGACTCTGTAACGCGCGTTTCAAGCCGAATTGAGCTTCCTGAAGCGGAATTTAAATGGATCGGGTCCGATCTCTACCTACATCGATGCCGAGGGCATCCGCATCGGATGCTGCAAGCCGATAGCTCGCGTCTGACAGCACGCTCGCCTCACGAAGCGTGATCGCCTCGTCTTGTCTGCGCGTGGGTCTGCGACCGATAGATACAGGAGAAAAACGACAATGATTTCATTCAAAGCTCTTGCAGCGGCCGTGCTGCTGTCCGCGACCGCAGCGACGCCGGCATTCGCGCAAGCTCCTGTGGGTGCGCCTCCGGTCGACCTGTATATCAAAAATCTACACGACTCCGGGTATAATCCGAAGAACGACTTCAATCCGAACGGGACCATAAGGGCCGCCATCCAGGAGCCGGGCGCGTTCGCGTTCTATTATCCGGATCTGGACGTTCTGAATGGTGGGGCTCCAACTCCTGCTGCCAGATTGTCTCCCGACTGGCCCGCGTTGAAGGGCGCGTGTGCGTCGGCCGGCGGCGGCGTCTCTTACTGCGGCGAGCGCTACGGCTCTTATGATTTTGCGCCCGACGCATTCCCGCGTCATCATGGCCGCCGCCATCACCGGCCGTGACTCGACCG is drawn from Bradyrhizobium lablabi and contains these coding sequences:
- a CDS encoding group II intron maturase-specific domain-containing protein, with amino-acid sequence MDAVKEVHRHLCRGYADVVDADLSKYFGDTFYAHVVSYADDFVILSRGRAAEALAWTKAVMTKLGLTINEAKTSLRNARQERFDFLGYSFGAHLFEANGNWYLGASPSKKSVQRLKTRVGDLLVPSNTDPWPEVRDKLNRSLRGWSNYFGYGSRGKAYRSVDQYVFERVRRFLARRHWVQGHGNRRFTFDVIHRELGVLCLQRLPRAAPSRVSR